One Fusarium falciforme chromosome 12, complete sequence DNA window includes the following coding sequences:
- a CDS encoding Abhydrolase-3 domain-containing protein yields MTDSKFPERHPQLQAAIAQRPFPGFPFVPENRAARRQHLDSLKHMLPVPDPIPEVIEGTILIEAGDGYKIPTKYYRPAASGEKRSLMVLFHEGGWVMGDVVDEDSNARHFARDLGIVCLNVEYRLAPEHPFPIGVLDCWDVLKWAAANASQVGADPTKGFMVGGSSAGSNIAAALVHVSIKEQLQPPITGQWLCVPYLLPPEIVPDKYRQDYTSMWTNRSDPVLGPLLEGPQGSTAGSFIETLLKVDVHSPLFSPFAKEWYPPTAGTKHKLPKTFFQVAGLDPLRDHAHIYKRALEEEWEAPTRLELYEGYGHMFWTNWPELDRCQDYWRDMIKGIEWLLNA; encoded by the coding sequence ATGACAGATTCCAAATTTCCAGAGAGACACCCCCAGCTGCAAGCGGCTATCGCTCAGCGTCCATTCCCAGGCTTCCCCTTCGTCCCCGAAAACCGCGCAGCACGACGTCAGCACCTGGATAGCCTGAAGCATATGCTTCCCGTGCCCGACCCGATACCAGAGGTCATTGAAGGTACCATTCTGATAGAAGCAGGAGATGGGTACAAGATTCCCACAAAGTATTATCGACCAGCTGCGAGCGGTGAGAAGAGGTCTCTAATGGTGCTCTTCCATGAAGGTGGATGGGTCATGGGCGATGTTGTGGATGAAGACTCCAACGCCAGACACTTTGCCAGAGACCTCGGCATAGTCTGTCTCAACGTGGAGTACCGATTGGCACCCGAACATCCTTTCCCTATCGGTGTTCTCGATTGTTGGGATGTTCTCAAGTGGGCTGCTGCGAATGCTTCTCAGGTTGGGGCAGACCCTACCAAGGGCTTCATGGTCGGCGGATCGTCTGCTGGCTCAAACATTGCAGCGGCATTGGTTCATGTTTCTATCAAGGAGCAGTTACAACCTCCCATCACCGGTCAATGGCTTTGCGTGCCTTACCTTCTCCCGCCTGAGATTGTGCCCGACAAGTACCGACAAGACTACACGAGCATGTGGACCAACCGATCTGACCCTGTACTGGGACCTCTTCTTGAGGGGCCACAAGGTTCCACGGCTGGAAGCTTCATCGAAACACTACTCAAGGTAGACGTCCACTCACCTCTCTTTTCACCATTTGCGAAAGAGTGGTATCCGCCTACAGCTGGAACAAAGCACAAGCTACCCAAGACCTTCTTCCAGGTTGCAGGACTGGATCCTCTTCGAGATCATGCCCATATCTATAAGCGGGCTTTGGAAGAAGAGTGGGAGGCTCCCACCCGGCTTGAACTGTATGAAGGGTATGGGCACATGTTCTGGACCAATTGGCCTGAGCTGGACCGATGTCAAGACTACTGGAGGGACATGATTAAAGGTATTGAGTGGTTATTAAATGCCTAG
- a CDS encoding MatE family transporter, producing the protein MAQLDNASSHTRDAAHGSRPAPNEQTSLLPSRENDFPLQQPIPRLSPQIRRCLAECWVLLWLSLPVITSYILQNSLQTISIIIVGRSRPEDLSVAAFAYMFGTCSGWLIGQGGSTALDTLASAAFTGSPNKHQPGILLQRSFVVLTLFYLPVAVVWVYSESLFRLLGQDARLSHDSAKFLTCLIPGSLGYIYFEIMKKYLQAQGIIKPATYIMLFVSPLSAILNHLFINTLEIGLIGAPFATGICYWLSFILLTLYARFVQGYECWGGWTWACLRNLGVFARMAALGIVQLGTEFWAFEIIALIAGRLGELPLAGQSVLMTADQVLVTIPFGIGVATSVRVGNALGSKDKKSAKRHAYTSIILSVTMASIILLILILSRNHFAKLFTADPETVGYVSHVLPWVALFQIADAINGSCGGVLRGVGKQHIGAAANLASYYAIALPLGAWMAFKGLELSGLWMGQCIGMGLVASLELFFVLCTDWDEEITKALLRIEEQGPGQAAEQQHMV; encoded by the exons ATGGCGCAACTAGACAACGCAT CGTCACACACTCGAGATGCCGCCCATGGTTCGCGACCGGCACCGAACGAGCAAACGAGCCTCTTACCATCCAGAGAGAATGACTTCCCTCTACAACAACCCATCCCCCGCCTCAGCCCTCAGATAAGGCGCTGTCTTGCCGAGTGCTGGGTATTGCTCTGGCTGTCCTTGCCGGTCATCACATCCTATATCCTCCAGAACTCGCTTCAGActatctccatcatcatcgttggAAGGTCCAGACCCGAAGATCTGTCAGTCGCAGCCTTTGCCTACATGTTTGGTACCTGCTCTGGATGGCTGATTGGTCAGGGAGGCTCGACTGCTCTCGACACGCTTGCATCGGCAGCTTTCACAGGAAGTCCCAACAAGCATCAACCTGGAATCCTTCTGCAGCGCTCCTTTGTTGTCTTGACTCTGTTCTACCTTCCCGTGGCTGTCGTCTGGGTCTATTCCGAGTCGCTCTTTAGACTGCTGGGCCAGGACGCTCGCCTTTCACACGATTCTGCCAAGTTCCTCACATGCCTTATTCCTGGCAGTCTCGGATACATCTACTTTGAGATCATGAAGAAGTATCTGCAGGCCCAAGGCATTATCAAGCCAGCAACCTACATCATGCTTTTTGTATCTCCACTTAGCGCAATTCTTAACCATCTGTTCATCAATACACTCGAGATCGGCTTGATAGGGGCTCCATTTGCCACTGGGATATGCTATTGGCTCTCCTTCATCCTTCTCACTCTATATGCCAGATTCGTCCAGGGATACGAGTGCTGGGGTGGCTGGACCTGGGCGTGTCTAAGGAACTTGGGCGTATTTGCTCGGATGGCGGCACTTGGCATTGTCCAACTCGGCACAGAGTTCTGGGCATTCGAGATCATCGCCCTGATTGCAGGACGCTTGGGAGAACTGCCCCTGGCCGGGCAGAGCGTTCTCATGACGGCCGACCAAGTCCTTGTGACTATTCCCTTCGGAATTGGTGTTGCCACTAGTGTCCGGGTCGGCAACGCTCTTGGCTCAAAGGATAAAAAGAGTGCTAAACGGCATGCCTACACCTCCATCATCTTGAGTGTAACAATGGCCAGCATCATCCTGCTGATCCTGATCCTTTCTCGCAACCACTTCGCCAAGCTTTTCACAGCCGATCCCGAGACTGTGGGCTACGTCTCTCACGTCCTGCCATGGGTTGCTTTGTTCCAGATTGCCGACGCCATCAATGGCTCTTGTGGCGGCGTCCTCCGGGGCGTGGGCAAGCAACACATCGGAGCAGCAGCCAACCTCGCAAGTTACTACGCTATCGCTCTCCCTTTAGGAGCCTGGATGGCCTTCAAAGGTCTAGAGCTCTCGGGCCTGTGGATGGGCCAGTGCATAGGAATGGGACTTGTGGCTTCCCTTGAACTGTTCTTTGTCCTTTGTACCGATTGGGACGAGGAGATCACAAAGGCCCTACTCAGGATCGAGGAACAGGGACCAGGGCAGGCGGCCGAGCAACAGCATATGGTCTAG
- a CDS encoding Ornithine aminotransferase: MPSRENMASKRTLKVTDAGRELFHMTQKYSVGGINSLPLYFESGKGSYLTDSEGNQLIDFICGFSASNLGQCHPRIVEAQVKSAQQITLANIAGMSASWPPLAKRLCDKFGYDKVTAMTSGAEAADTACKLARGWGISTKKIKPADVLVLGTSDNYHGTTSGVWPLMEREAGWELYGTFSSNLTNVNPLTGKVLRYLHAEDYAEVFEKLHERIAGVIMEPLHGTSRSMQDEIDFCIKVRQLCKKYNILYIADEVRMGSCKTGKTLCSDWLGPENKPDLIIMGKSISSGAYPTSFVLGYDEVMTNFKPYHSLSTFAMSSMACAVVNASLDVWEQLKLDQRAQEIHDKWVKETSTWKFPYLKYASAFGADMNLFFDEAYGQRDEKITPRRFTLLCATKGLLVYPAPGGRVRMGVSLTISDTNLYKGFKIVREALEELPLYGEIELDQQWDGGF, encoded by the exons ATGCCTAGCAGAGAGAACATGGCCTCCAAGCGCACCCTCAAGGTAACTGATGCTGGCCGAGAGCTGTTTCACATGACTCAGAAGTACAGCGTCGGCGGTATCAACTCGCTGCCTCTTTACTTTGAGTCCGGCAAGGGTTCCTATCTGACA GACTCGGAAGGCAACCAGCTTATCGACTTTATCTGCGGCTTCAGCGCCAGCAACTTAGGACAGTGCCACCCTCGTATCGTTGAGGCCCAGGTCAAGTCTGCCCAACAGA TTACTCTGGCCAACATTGCCGGCATGTCGGCATCATGGCCGCCCCTGGCTAAACGATTGTGCGACAAATTTGGCTACGACAAGGTGACAGCCATGACATCTGGCGCCGAGGCGGCGGACACAGCGTGCAAGCTGGCTCGCGGATGGGGCATCAgcaccaagaagatcaagcccGCCGATGTCCTTGTCCTGGGAACTTCGGATAACTACCACGGCACCACTTCTGGAGTTTGGCCTCTCATGGAGCGCGAAGCTGGATGGGAAT TATACGGAACCTTTAGCAGCAACTTAACCAATGTCAATCCACTGACGGGAAAAGTTCTTCGATACCTACATGCCGAGGACTACGCCGAAGTATTTGAAAAGTTGCATGAGCGCATCGCCGGTGTCATCATGGAACCTCTGCATGGCACCTCAAG ATCCATGCAGGATGAGATTGACTTCTGCATCAAGGTCCGCCAGCTATGCAAGAAGTACAACATCCTCTACATTGCCGATGAAGTTCGGATGGGGTCTTGCAAGACGGGCAAAACTCTCTGCTCTGACTGGCTAGGCCCCGAGAACAAGCCTGATTTGATCATCATGGGCAAGTCCATCTCCAGCGGCGCTTATCCCACCTCGTTTGTTCTAGGATATGACGAGGTCATGACAAATTTCAAGCCGTATCACTCACTCAGCACATTCGCCATGTCGTCGATGGCATGTGCCGTCGTCAATGCTTCGCTCGACGTCTGGGAACAACTGAAGCTTGACCAGCGAGCCCAGGAGATCCATGACAAGTGGGTCAAGGAGACGTCAACGTGGAAGTTTCCTTACCTGAAGTACGCCTCCGCATTTGGTGCGGACATGAACCtcttctttgacgaggcATACGGACAGCGCGATGAAAAGATCACGCCACGCAGGTTCACACTGCTATGCGCGACCAAGGGGCTGCTTGTGTACCCTGCACCGGGTGGCCGCGTCCGCATGGGCGTGTCTCTGACGATTAGTGACACAAACCTGTACAAGGGCTTCAAGATTGTCAGGGAAGCATTGGAAGAGCTTCCGCTATATGGAGAGATTGAGCTTGATCAACAGTGGGATGGAGGCTTTTGA
- a CDS encoding Arginase/deacetylase yields MKSVPVIQCVTVALLAVLASGQPQKPMRQGTSDFIQRSIFSHRPALFARIDEPEQHVYDDFQDDIPFEGIAYFAHLNKTNCFSPTSDGTFDIGIVGAPFDLGVTYRPGARFGPAAARTGSRRLSPSMGYSMDHGVNPFRNWASVVDCGDIKNTPFDKLQAIHELQKGWEAIAARKVHNTDKGNVPRIISIGGDHTISLPAIRALYKTWGRVAVLHFDSHLDSWDPKQLGGGLTKYAEVTHGSMFHILHEEGFLSTKSNMHLGSRSKLFDEKYDLENDARCGFSYIRARELDSSSVEDIVNKIVKTVGDEYVYLSIDIDVLDPAFTPATGTIEPGGWTSRELLKILDGLSKSGVKIVGSDVVEFTPAYDNTAETTGILVSELVYEILQWMINVPVHLE; encoded by the exons ATGAAGTCTGTGCCAGTCATCCAGTGTGTCACTGTAGCCCTCTTGGCAGTGTTGGCATCGGGCCAGCCACAGAAGCCCATGCGTCAAGGCACGTCTGATTTCATTCAGAGGTCCATCTTCAGTCATCGCCCAGCCTTGTTTGCCAGAATCGACGAGCCGGAGCAACACGTCTACGATGATTTCCAAGACGACATACCTTTTGAAGGCATCGCCTACTTTGCTCATCTCAACAAGACCAACTGCTTCTCCCCGACCAGCGACGGCACTTTCGACATAGGCATCGTTGGTGCTCCCTTTGACCTCGGTGTGACATACCGTCCTGGTGCTCGCTTCGGCCCTGCTGCAGCAAGGACCGGCTCCAGAAGACTGTCACCGTCGATGGGCTATAG CATGGACCATGGTGTCAACCCCTTTCGAAACTGGGCGTCCGTCGTCGACTGTGGAGACATCAAGAATACCCCTTTCGATAAGCTACAAGCGATCCACGAGCTCCAGAAGGGCTGGGAAGCCATCGCCGCGCGAAAGGTGCACAACACCGACAAGGGCAACGTCCCCAGAATCATCAGCATCGGGGGTGATCACACAATCAGCCTTCCGGCAATCCGCGCTCTGTACAAGACTTGGGGCCGTGTCGCCGTTCTACATTTTGATTCACACCTAGATTCATGGGATCCGAAACAACTCGGCGGCGGCCTCACCAAGTACGCAGAGGTGACCCACGGGTCCATGTTCCACATTCTGCATGAGGAAGGGTTTTTGTCCACCAAGTCCAACATGCACCTAGGTTCGCGGTCGAAACTATTTGACGAAAAGTATGACCTCGAAAACGACGCCAGGTGCGGCTTCTCGTACATTCGTGCTCGGGAACTCGATTCCAGCAGCGTTGAAGATATCGTCAACAAGATCGTCAAGACCGTCGGCGATGAGTACGTCTACCTCAGTATTGACATTGATGTCTTGGACCCAG CCTTTACCCCTGCTACCGGAACTATTGAGCCAGGTGGTTGGACGTCAAGGGAGTTGTTGAAAatcctcgatggcctttCCAAGTCCGGTGTCAAGATCGTAGGCTCGGATGTGGTGGAGTTTACCCCTGCATATGATAATACGGCAGAGACCACCGGTATCCTCGTGTCTGAACTTGTTTATGAGATTCTTCAGTGGATGATCAACGTTCCCGTTCACCTCGAGTGA
- a CDS encoding MFS domain-containing protein has product MSEIKTTSGADPNGEKEENGATLAQVPSITKAETGVIADINHVARLGMENTKELEKRIVRKLDMWMLPQLWILYMFNYLNRNNIAQARLNTFNEDLNLKDGDYQTAVAILTVGYMVAQLPSNMLITRVRPSIYLPAAAFIWSAISALTVVCTSAGGLWAVQFVLGIVEAPLFPGAVFLMSCWYTRREFALRVALLYSGLVLAQAFSGLIAAGVFAGLDGPMGLAGWKWLFILEGAASGFFAITAYFVLPNYPDSTSGGAMWYMTADMRKVAAARILDDRVEFSDKSSVWHGLKLAVTDIKLYMFLFLNIFITSSYGFNNFFPTIVNGLGFGSRVQALLMTAPPYVWGTLCTFFVAWDSDRRRERGFHIIIPLSCSVAGFVVTVATGNASVRYAMTFLYAAGCFSANTLQYTWAVSTLGQTPEKRAAGGAIVNIFGHLGNVISPYFFPDRDAPRYTMAMILQIVFAGLGIAVASVVKWHLTRKNKKLREEAERLGIDYNPFTT; this is encoded by the exons ATGTCCGAAATCAAAACAACCTCTGGGGCTGATCCCAAtggcgagaaggaggagaacggTGCTACTCTCGCCCAAGTCCCTTCGATTACCAAGGCCGAGACCGGGGTCATCGCCGACATCAACCATGTGGCCCGCCTTGGTATGGAAAACACCAAGGAGCTAGAGAAGAGGATCGTCCGCAAGCTCGACATGTGGATGCTTCCCCAGCTCTGGATCCTCTACATGTTCAACTACCTCAACCGAAACAACATCGCCCAGGCCCGTCTCAACACCTTTAATGAGGATCTCAACCTCAAGGATGGAGACTACCAGACTGCCGTTGCCATATTGACTGTTGGTTACATGGTTGCTCAGCTGCCTTCCAACATGTTGATCACCCGAGTTCGACCTTCCATCTACCTCCCTGCCGCCGCCTTCATCTGGTCTGCCATCTCAGCCTTGACTGTCGTCTGCACAAGCGCTGGCGGCCTCTGGGCTGTTCAGTTTGTTCTTGGCATTGTCGAGGCGCCTCTCTTCCCTGGT GCCGTCTTCCTCATGTCATGCTGGTATACCCGACGAGAATTTGCCCTCCGTGTCGCCCTTCTCTACTCAGGTCTGGTCCTTGCCCAAGCCTTCTCGGGACTGATTGCCGCTGGTGTCTTTGCCGGTCTCGATGGCCCCATGGGTCTCGCTGGCTGGAAGTGGCTCTTCATCCTTGAGGGTGCTGCTAGTGGCTTCTTTGCCATCACTGCCTACTTCGTCCTGCCTAACTATCCCGACTCTACTTCTGGTGGCGCCATGTGGTACATGACGGCCGATATGCGAAAGGTCGCCGCCGCCCGAATCCTCGATGACAGAGTCGAGTTCTCTGACAAGTCTTCGGTCTGGCACGGACTCAAACTTGCTGTCACGGATATCAAGCTGTACATGTTCCTCTTCCTGAACATTTTCATCACTTCCTCATACGGCTTCAACAACTTCTTCCCTACAATCGTCAACGGACTTG GTTTCGGAAGCCGAGTTCAAGCCTTGCTCATGACTGCTCCCCCCTATGTATGGGGAACTCTTTGCACCTTTTTCGTCGCCTGGGACTCGGACCGCCGTCGTGAGCGTGGTTTCCATATCATCATTCCCCTTTCTTGCTCAGTGGCCGGTTTCGTCGTCACTGTTGCGACTGGCAATGCCTCAGTCCGATATGCCATGACCTTCCTCTACGCCGCCGGTTGCTTCTCTGCAAACACCCTCCAGTATACTTGGGCCGTGTCGACGCTTGGTCAGACCCCCGAGAAGCGAGCTGCTGGTGGTGCTATTGTCAACATCTTTGGCCATCTCGGCAACGTCATCTCGCCTTACTTCTTCCCTGATAGAGATGCGCCCCGTTacaccatggccatgatccTGCAGATTGTCTTTGCTGGTCTTGGTATCGCCGTGGCCAGTGTTGTCAAGTGGCACTTGACcaggaagaacaagaagctgCGCGAGGAGGCCGAACGCTTGGGCATTGACTATAACCCTTTCACGACTTAA
- a CDS encoding AB hydrolase-1 domain-containing protein, translating to MINQFGSSSCQVSQYYRNMKFLTGLFYAVTATAFAAAKPDVRFGLVDPPPKLAQTVKTRYVKVNGDKLAYRRFGAKSGALPVVFLPNFRASMDIADPLLFNYIAESREVILFNNAGVGHSEGVVADSIAKQGDTAADFLAAIGVKKANVFGFSMGGGVAQHVGINYPDLVEKLVLAGSIIGNGTGTQEVAPGTFEKARQPEVSIEDILSLFFYPSETSEAAGIAWITRASERQVKGENRTASIQEPGTSSHLKAILDFTQNSTYFDQIKTIKAPILVTNGKTDVLAPTINSFLLQQQLPNAQLHLYSDSGHGHLFQFAKQWVESLVYFLDA from the exons ATGATAAATCAGTTTGGCAGTAGCAGTTGT CAAGTCTCTCAATACTACCGCAACATGAAATTCCTGACTGGTCTCTTCTACGCCGTAACGGCAACGGCCTTTGCCGCCGCCAA GCCTGATGTCCGCTTTGGACTTGTTGACCCCCCGCCCAAGTTGGCCCAGACCGTCAAGACGCGATACGTCAAGGTCAACGGCGACAAGCTCGCCTACCGTCGTTTCGGTGCCAAATCCGGCGCCCTCCCGGTCGTTTTCCTCCCCAACTTCCGCGCCAGCATGGACATTGCCGACCCGCTACTGTTCAACTACATTGCCGAATCCCGGGAGGTTATCCTCTTCAACAATGCCGGTGTTGGCCACAGCGAGGGTGTTGTCGCCGACTCGATTGCCAAGCAGGGTGACACAGCTGCGGACTTCCTCGCTGCCATTGGCGTTAAGAAGGCGAACGTGTTTGGTTTCTCTatgggtggtggtgttgcccAGCACGTCGGTATCAACTATCCTGAcctcgtcgagaagctgGTGTTGGCCGGCTCGATTATTGGAAACGGCACAGGTACGCAGGAGGTCGCCCCGGGAACGTTTGAGAAAGCCAGGCAGCCCGAGGTCTCTATCGAGGACATCTTGAGCCTGTTCTTCTATCCATCCGAGACGAGCGAGGCCGCAGGCATTGCCTGGATAACCCGAGCCTCCGAGCGCCAGGTCAAGGGTGAAAACAGGACGGCGTCAATCCAGGAGCCTGGCACTTCGTCGCACTTGAAGGCTATTTTAGACTTCACTCAAAACTCGACATATTTCGACCAGATCAAGACTATCAAGGCCCCCATCTTGGTGACCAACGGCAAGACTGACGTCTTAGCACCCACAATCAACTCGTTTTTGCTGCAACAGCAACTGCCAAACGCTCAGCTTCACCTTTACTCCGACTCCGGCCATGGGCACCTCTTCCAGTTTGCCAAGCAGTGGGTCGAGTCACTTGTCTACTTCCTTGACGCTTGA